In Candidatus Defluviilinea proxima, a single genomic region encodes these proteins:
- a CDS encoding glycoside hydrolase family 43 protein, producing MQRTFQNPILSGCYPDPSICRVGEDYYLVTSTFEYFPGLPIFHSRDLVHWRQIGHVLDRPSQLDLDDVRPSGGLYAPTIRYHNGTFYVINTLMNGKTQSGNFVVTATQPQGPWSEPYWLDADGIDPSLFFDDDGKCWYVGTHLNEEGHYTGHTEIFLQELDLEKMKLVGEIVILWDGAVKGVVWAEAPHIYKINGWYYLMIAEGGTAHHHSVTIVRSKNIAGPYATYRGNPILTHRHLGLDYPIVGAGHADLVETQNGEWWAVLLAMRPYGGYYYNLGRETLLVPVRWEDEFPIFSPGTGRVEFEYTAPNLPEQVWDAMPAREDFNNTTLPYHWNFMRTPRDEFYSLSERPGFLRLKLRPQHLCEQSNPSFVGRRQQHIDFTAQTEFDFTPQSDNECAGLVLIQNNDFHFRFVVTHENENVIRLIKRSHGKDETLATQPLPAGRYTLKVTAHGQDYNFYFSTNGQWHTLAENIDGRILSTPVAGGFVGAYIAMYASSNGQPSANHADFDWFEYS from the coding sequence ATGCAGAGAACTTTTCAAAACCCGATCCTTTCAGGGTGCTACCCTGACCCTTCTATTTGCAGAGTTGGAGAAGATTATTATCTCGTAACTTCTACATTCGAATATTTTCCGGGACTGCCGATCTTCCATAGCCGTGATTTGGTTCACTGGCGGCAGATCGGCCATGTCCTTGACCGTCCATCCCAGCTTGATCTTGATGATGTTCGTCCTTCGGGCGGTTTATATGCACCGACCATTCGTTATCACAATGGGACGTTCTACGTCATTAATACATTGATGAATGGAAAGACACAGAGTGGAAACTTTGTCGTAACAGCGACCCAGCCTCAAGGTCCATGGAGCGAACCGTACTGGCTTGATGCAGATGGGATTGATCCATCTTTGTTCTTTGATGATGATGGAAAATGCTGGTACGTCGGCACACATCTGAACGAAGAAGGGCATTACACAGGCCATACGGAAATCTTTCTTCAAGAACTTGATCTTGAAAAGATGAAGTTGGTTGGCGAAATAGTTATCTTATGGGATGGCGCAGTTAAAGGTGTGGTGTGGGCAGAAGCTCCGCATATCTATAAAATCAATGGATGGTATTACCTGATGATCGCCGAGGGTGGGACGGCACATCATCACTCGGTAACGATCGTCCGCAGTAAAAATATTGCAGGGCCTTACGCGACATATCGCGGGAATCCCATTCTTACACATCGTCATTTAGGCCTCGATTACCCAATCGTTGGGGCAGGCCATGCTGATTTAGTTGAAACGCAGAATGGCGAGTGGTGGGCGGTTCTGCTGGCGATGCGCCCCTATGGCGGCTATTACTATAACTTGGGACGTGAAACGCTCCTTGTGCCAGTGCGTTGGGAAGATGAGTTTCCTATTTTTAGCCCAGGCACAGGGCGTGTAGAGTTTGAATACACGGCACCGAATCTGCCTGAGCAAGTTTGGGATGCCATGCCTGCGCGTGAAGATTTCAATAACACAACACTTCCGTATCACTGGAATTTTATGCGCACGCCTCGCGACGAGTTCTACTCACTCAGCGAACGCCCTGGCTTTCTTCGCTTGAAATTGCGTCCGCAACATCTTTGCGAACAGAGCAACCCCAGTTTTGTGGGGCGCAGGCAACAGCATATCGACTTCACAGCACAAACTGAGTTTGACTTTACGCCGCAATCCGATAATGAGTGTGCGGGACTTGTCCTCATTCAAAACAACGATTTCCATTTTCGGTTTGTAGTCACACACGAAAACGAAAACGTCATCCGCCTCATCAAACGCTCACATGGAAAAGATGAGACGCTTGCCACACAACCTCTGCCTGCTGGTCGTTACACTCTTAAAGTGACAGCACACGGACAGGACTATAACTTTTATTTTTCAACGAACGGTCAATGGCACACGTTAGCTGAAAACATAGATGGTCGTATCCTTAGCACGCCCGTTGCTGGTGGTTTTGTCGGCGCATACATTGCCATGTACGCCAGTAGTAACGGTCAACCCAGCGCCAATCACGCTGATTTCGATTGGTTCGAATATTCTTGA
- a CDS encoding glycoside hydrolase family 3 C-terminal domain-containing protein gives MSASKTSEKPVYLDTSLPIAERVKDLIGRMTLEEKVGLMNHPAHGIPRLNIPAYNYWNEALHGVARSGRATVFPQAIGMAATWDKELILKVATAISDEGRAKYHAALKRNGYTLQYQGLTYWSPNVNIFRDPRWGRGQETWGEDPFFTGEMASMFVKGLQGDDPKYLKAAACAKHYAVHSGPEKDRHTFNAIVTKRELYDTYLPAFKKLVVDAKVESVMGAYNRTLDEVCCASKLLLDDILRGEWGFDGHVVSDCMALSDFHLNHKVTEDAADSAALALKYGCDLGCDHVFNEIPTAIERGDTTESLVDRALERTLGTRFKLGMFDPDEEVPYASISTDVVACDAHRQLAYKVATEAVVLLKNKDNILPIKPSTKKIFVTGPTAASMEVLLGNYYGFNDKMITLLEGLTGRIPEGMGMEYTSGALIKHPREVKDTWAGGMAQSADFAIVCAGFNSFLEGEEGESLLSDQNGDRKSISLPQSQIDYIKELSAHGARIILVLTGGSPITLGEVEDMVDAILFVWYPGMEGGRAVADVLFGDISPAGKLPLTFPKSLDQLPAFDDYSMNGRTYRYMTEEPLYPFGFGLSYSKFEYSDLQLDKKTLAIGDSLNISLKLTNSGASDSAEVAQFYLSDLQASTIVPLHHLVGFERVTLKAGESKALKFTVTPEMMSFFNDDGKLTIEPGEFRLEVGGCSPSKRGQDLGAPKPVIATFELK, from the coding sequence ATGAGTGCGAGTAAAACATCTGAAAAACCTGTATACCTAGATACATCCCTGCCCATTGCTGAACGGGTGAAGGATTTGATCGGGCGCATGACCCTTGAAGAAAAAGTAGGATTGATGAATCATCCTGCTCATGGCATCCCACGCTTGAATATTCCTGCCTATAACTATTGGAACGAAGCGCTTCATGGCGTTGCCCGTAGTGGACGGGCCACTGTGTTCCCGCAAGCGATTGGCATGGCGGCAACATGGGATAAGGAGTTGATCCTCAAAGTAGCAACTGCCATCAGCGACGAGGGACGTGCCAAATATCATGCTGCTCTTAAACGCAATGGCTACACCCTTCAATATCAAGGGCTGACGTACTGGTCGCCGAATGTGAACATCTTCCGTGATCCTCGTTGGGGTCGTGGACAAGAAACTTGGGGTGAAGACCCATTCTTTACTGGTGAAATGGCTTCGATGTTCGTGAAGGGTTTGCAGGGCGATGACCCCAAATATCTTAAAGCGGCGGCGTGCGCCAAACATTACGCCGTGCATTCGGGGCCAGAGAAAGATCGTCACACGTTCAACGCCATTGTGACCAAACGTGAGTTATACGATACGTACTTACCCGCCTTCAAAAAATTGGTGGTGGATGCCAAAGTCGAATCGGTGATGGGCGCTTACAATCGTACGCTCGATGAAGTCTGCTGTGCCAGCAAGCTTTTGCTTGATGATATCTTGCGCGGCGAATGGGGCTTTGATGGGCATGTTGTGTCAGATTGTATGGCGCTGTCCGATTTCCACCTCAACCATAAGGTCACAGAAGATGCGGCGGATTCCGCGGCACTGGCTTTGAAATATGGCTGTGACCTTGGCTGTGATCATGTCTTCAATGAAATCCCCACCGCCATCGAACGTGGTGACACTACAGAATCACTGGTTGACCGCGCCCTCGAACGCACGCTTGGCACTCGTTTCAAACTTGGTATGTTCGACCCCGATGAAGAAGTGCCATATGCATCGATTTCAACAGATGTTGTCGCTTGCGATGCCCATCGTCAACTTGCGTACAAAGTTGCAACAGAAGCTGTGGTTCTCCTCAAGAACAAAGATAACATCCTGCCGATCAAACCTTCCACAAAGAAGATCTTTGTCACGGGTCCCACCGCCGCCAGCATGGAAGTTTTGCTTGGTAACTACTATGGTTTCAACGACAAGATGATCACTCTGCTCGAAGGTCTCACAGGTCGTATCCCTGAAGGCATGGGCATGGAATATACCTCTGGTGCATTGATCAAGCATCCTCGCGAGGTCAAAGACACATGGGCGGGCGGCATGGCGCAATCTGCGGATTTTGCCATCGTATGCGCAGGGTTCAATTCATTCCTCGAAGGTGAGGAAGGGGAGTCACTTCTCTCCGATCAAAACGGCGACCGTAAGAGCATCTCGCTACCGCAGAGTCAGATTGATTACATCAAAGAACTCTCCGCTCACGGCGCACGCATCATCCTTGTGCTCACGGGTGGCAGTCCCATTACGCTTGGCGAAGTCGAAGATATGGTGGATGCGATCCTCTTCGTTTGGTATCCAGGCATGGAGGGTGGTCGAGCCGTTGCCGATGTGCTCTTCGGCGATATTTCACCCGCTGGCAAGCTTCCGCTCACATTCCCCAAGTCCCTTGATCAGCTTCCCGCCTTCGATGATTACAGCATGAATGGCCGCACCTATCGTTACATGACCGAAGAACCGCTCTATCCCTTCGGCTTCGGCCTGAGCTACAGCAAGTTCGAATATTCGGATTTACAACTCGATAAGAAGACTCTTGCCATCGGCGATTCCCTCAACATCAGCCTTAAACTGACCAACAGCGGCGCCTCAGACTCAGCCGAAGTTGCTCAGTTCTACCTGAGCGATCTCCAAGCCTCGACCATTGTCCCGCTTCATCATCTCGTCGGTTTCGAGCGTGTTACGCTCAAAGCTGGCGAAAGTAAAGCATTGAAGTTCACGGTTACACCTGAAATGATGTCCTTCTTCAATGACGATGGCAAGCTTACTATCGAGCCCGGTGAATTCCGCCTCGAAGTAGGTGGGTGCTCTCCCAGCAAACGTGGCCAGGATTTGGGTGCGCCCAAACCAGTTATTGCGACGTTTGAACTTAAATAA
- a CDS encoding ROK family protein — translation MPKQTTHQTGDQALVRQINLSLIMHALWTDSPISRARLSQKTKLNKTTVSDLINELNERGFVRELGTQTSGTGRPATLLTLNPEAGYIVSCEIAVGFVEVLVTDFAPKAIWQIKEPVKPGTTQTEILDRVMALLHEAVNRGKSSADKLLGIAVGIPGMVDHVSGNILFAPNLKWRNVPLLTLLENESFGAPIFVDNEANMAALGEHYFGAAQEYSEILYLSGNVGLGGGFLSNGKLRRGASGMAAEYGHMTVDPHGELCNCGNYGCWETKVSQNSLYKKIINAVQTGESSILVAQTEGQWERLSVKMIVEAAQAGDQVSIRSLEEIGHSLGIGIASLLNALNPEIVVLGGILSIASEFLFPVVNEEIQKRALQWNRESVKVVRAAHGSDACVKGGTATVYQSILSQARLRR, via the coding sequence ATGCCAAAACAAACTACTCACCAAACAGGCGACCAGGCGCTAGTACGACAAATCAATTTGTCGCTCATTATGCATGCCTTGTGGACAGACTCCCCCATCTCGCGTGCTCGCCTCTCACAAAAAACAAAACTCAACAAAACTACTGTCTCTGATTTGATCAATGAATTGAACGAACGAGGTTTTGTACGTGAGCTAGGAACACAAACTTCTGGCACAGGACGCCCCGCTACACTTTTGACTCTTAATCCAGAAGCTGGTTATATCGTCAGTTGTGAAATTGCCGTAGGCTTTGTGGAAGTATTGGTTACAGATTTTGCTCCCAAGGCCATCTGGCAGATCAAAGAACCCGTCAAGCCGGGGACTACACAAACTGAAATTCTTGATCGTGTGATGGCATTATTACATGAGGCTGTCAACCGAGGTAAATCTTCAGCAGATAAATTGTTAGGGATTGCAGTTGGCATCCCGGGTATGGTGGATCATGTCTCCGGGAATATCTTGTTTGCGCCGAATCTAAAATGGCGCAATGTTCCTCTACTGACATTGCTGGAAAACGAATCTTTTGGTGCGCCGATCTTTGTTGACAATGAGGCCAACATGGCGGCGTTAGGCGAGCACTATTTTGGGGCGGCACAAGAATACAGTGAAATTCTTTATTTGAGCGGAAATGTAGGTTTGGGCGGCGGTTTCTTGAGCAATGGAAAATTACGCCGCGGCGCCAGTGGCATGGCGGCAGAATACGGTCACATGACAGTGGACCCACATGGCGAGCTATGCAATTGTGGTAACTACGGTTGTTGGGAAACGAAAGTCAGCCAAAATAGTCTTTATAAAAAGATCATCAATGCGGTTCAGACTGGGGAATCTAGCATTCTTGTTGCGCAAACGGAGGGACAATGGGAACGCCTATCCGTAAAAATGATCGTCGAGGCGGCTCAGGCAGGTGACCAAGTATCAATCCGTTCCCTTGAGGAAATCGGACATTCGCTAGGAATTGGTATCGCATCGCTCCTCAATGCACTGAATCCTGAGATCGTAGTGCTGGGAGGAATCTTGAGCATTGCATCTGAATTTCTTTTCCCTGTTGTCAATGAGGAGATTCAAAAACGAGCTCTGCAGTGGAACCGCGAATCCGTAAAAGTAGTGCGTGCCGCACACGGGTCCGATGCGTGCGTAAAAGGCGGGACTGCCACCGTGTATCAATCCATTCTTTCGCAAGCAAGGCTCCGTAGATAA
- a CDS encoding xylose isomerase, which translates to MSDYTPKPENKFTFGLWTVGNRGADPFGYAVREGKTPAELVHLLGEVGAYGVNFHDNDLIPIDATPAERDAILKDFKKALADTGVVVPMATTDLFREPIFKDGAFTSNDSKVRAYALQKTMNAIDLGVELGAKTYVFWGGREGTESDATKDPITSIKRSREAMNFLCEYVKDKKYDLKFALEAKPNEPRGDIYNSTTGHMLAFIATLDNPEMVGVNPEVAHEHMAGLNFVHGVAQAIEAGKLFHIDLNDQAFGRYDQDFRFGAVNIKSAFFLVKMLEDNKYDNPRHFDAHAYRTEDYEGVKDFARGCIRNYLILKEKAAKWNADKEIQAIVAEINASDGSMDKYFGKYSTDKANALKAQTFDRNAIAGRGLKYERLDQLTIEVLLGVR; encoded by the coding sequence ATGTCAGACTACACACCCAAACCTGAAAACAAGTTCACCTTCGGTCTCTGGACCGTTGGCAATCGTGGTGCAGACCCGTTCGGCTACGCTGTACGGGAAGGTAAAACACCAGCAGAACTTGTCCATTTACTCGGCGAAGTTGGCGCTTACGGTGTCAATTTCCACGATAACGATTTGATCCCGATCGACGCTACACCCGCTGAACGCGACGCCATCCTGAAAGACTTCAAGAAGGCACTTGCCGATACAGGCGTTGTTGTGCCCATGGCAACCACCGACCTGTTCCGCGAACCGATCTTCAAAGATGGAGCTTTCACATCGAACGATTCCAAGGTCCGTGCGTATGCATTGCAGAAGACCATGAATGCCATTGACCTCGGTGTTGAGCTTGGCGCAAAGACCTACGTCTTCTGGGGCGGGCGTGAAGGTACCGAGTCTGATGCTACCAAAGACCCGATCACTTCCATCAAGCGTTCCCGTGAAGCGATGAACTTCCTCTGCGAATATGTGAAGGATAAAAAGTACGATTTGAAATTCGCACTTGAAGCCAAACCCAACGAACCTCGTGGCGATATTTACAACTCCACAACAGGCCACATGCTTGCATTTATTGCAACGCTCGATAACCCCGAAATGGTTGGTGTCAATCCTGAAGTAGCGCACGAACACATGGCAGGACTCAACTTTGTTCATGGTGTGGCGCAAGCAATTGAAGCGGGCAAATTGTTCCATATCGACCTGAACGATCAAGCTTTTGGCCGCTACGATCAGGACTTCCGCTTTGGCGCAGTCAACATCAAGAGCGCGTTCTTCCTCGTGAAAATGCTTGAAGACAACAAATACGACAACCCCCGCCACTTCGATGCCCATGCCTATCGCACGGAAGACTATGAAGGTGTGAAGGACTTTGCCCGTGGTTGTATCCGCAACTATTTGATCCTCAAGGAAAAAGCTGCCAAGTGGAATGCGGACAAGGAAATCCAAGCCATTGTTGCCGAGATCAATGCCAGTGATGGCTCAATGGATAAATACTTCGGCAAATATTCCACCGATAAAGCCAATGCTCTCAAGGCCCAAACCTTCGATCGCAATGCGATTGCAGGACGTGGGTTGAAATATGAACGTCTTGACCAGTTGACAATTGAAGTCTTGCTTGGAGTGAGATAA
- a CDS encoding response regulator produces MSNIRVLLADDHTVVRAGLRNALEVLPDLEIVGEVGNGIELTEALARIKPDLLVMDASMPDFEPISAVQKIKLEYPDIKILIVSAYDDESYVVGLLKAGANGYHMKDQPLADLQLATQRVLNGKKWISSSLIDRLINRNKTHTSSTNTPWLTRRQRELLKLIAEGSNNRTIALTLDLSVKTVENHLTALYRVLGVDNRLKAMHYALRHPEILASSGHEVLVETDAYQVEQSLSVLLVDDNARYRQQLKQLIGKIHPSSLLYEAKNASEALSLGEQIKPQLAFIDIVLEEEDGILCARRFRIISPQTRIFIISAYPDREFRKQAMSAGVVAFLDKKDIDMASMREVVEDALR; encoded by the coding sequence ATGTCTAACATTCGCGTTCTGCTGGCTGACGACCATACCGTGGTCCGCGCTGGACTACGAAATGCCCTTGAAGTGTTGCCCGACCTTGAGATTGTAGGTGAGGTCGGGAATGGAATTGAATTAACAGAAGCTCTGGCACGCATCAAACCTGATTTGCTTGTCATGGATGCAAGCATGCCAGATTTTGAACCCATCTCAGCGGTTCAAAAAATCAAATTGGAATATCCAGATATAAAAATCCTCATTGTCAGTGCGTACGACGACGAATCCTATGTGGTGGGGTTGCTCAAAGCTGGTGCGAACGGCTACCACATGAAAGACCAGCCTCTGGCTGACTTACAACTCGCGACACAAAGAGTTTTAAACGGTAAAAAGTGGATATCCAGCAGTTTGATCGATAGGTTGATAAACCGCAACAAAACGCACACATCATCCACAAATACTCCTTGGTTAACCCGCAGGCAAAGAGAATTACTAAAGCTCATTGCCGAGGGAAGCAACAATCGTACGATTGCCTTAACTTTAGACTTGAGCGTTAAGACTGTTGAGAATCACCTCACTGCCTTATATCGCGTACTTGGTGTGGACAACAGACTTAAAGCCATGCATTACGCATTACGACATCCTGAAATCCTGGCATCTAGCGGGCACGAAGTATTGGTTGAAACAGATGCCTATCAAGTTGAGCAGTCCTTATCGGTTCTGCTTGTGGATGACAATGCCCGATACCGCCAACAACTCAAACAATTAATCGGGAAAATCCATCCATCATCGCTTTTATATGAGGCCAAAAACGCATCTGAGGCCCTGAGTTTGGGAGAACAGATCAAGCCTCAACTTGCTTTTATTGATATTGTTCTGGAAGAAGAAGATGGGATATTGTGCGCGCGTCGTTTCCGCATCATCTCGCCTCAAACACGTATCTTTATCATCAGCGCATATCCCGACCGTGAATTCCGCAAACAAGCCATGTCTGCCGGGGTAGTTGCCTTTTTAGATAAAAAGGATATTGATATGGCTTCCATGCGGGAAGTTGTTGAAGACGCACTAAGATAA
- a CDS encoding ATP-binding cassette domain-containing protein → MDGDLLHVKNLSKNIDRLPVLNDVSFSLAKGEVIGLVGRQGAGKSALFDLLNGATLPSSGNIYFDGMDRKFSSRIQAQKMGIETVYQTSGLVNRFDFSTSLPMNIDWGFGATRQTSGLVEHFSVTENILLGREIEKFPGLGIIDKERMDILARKLLKEFNLSPDLAEEKVNNLSDEQRQVIVLLRILSKPCRLLLLDDIYPILSFQRQKILLDKIRQLASEGTAIIVSSDDLKHLFAVTDRIIVLYEGRLVADRRTTETTPREIVELIVGSSRQEQVSPLIWALESYHSAQRQSEELRRTQASLKESLEARNSLNKQLVERLGNQLVALDQLNSALQATQRRLITEREDERKVLARELHDQVIQDLLGISYNLEEIGDMEKSQVLKQNLSDIRGEIRNLVGELRQMCSDLRPPTIDHHGLSAAIDSFVHEWSDRNNIEVQLEVDPMLGRLPETIELSIFRIVQEGLNNVRKHAAATHVRLSLQWTSSASLLVRLEDDGLGLSVPTDLASLSVNKHFGLVGISERVALLGGVMNIESSKGNGTIMQIEIPSPYPITMGQQESRSRY, encoded by the coding sequence ATGGATGGTGATCTCTTACATGTTAAGAATTTGTCGAAGAATATTGACCGTCTGCCTGTATTGAATGATGTATCTTTTTCCCTGGCGAAAGGAGAGGTGATCGGTCTGGTTGGGCGTCAGGGTGCAGGAAAATCGGCCTTATTTGACCTCCTCAACGGGGCTACACTTCCCTCATCTGGAAATATCTATTTTGATGGGATGGATCGAAAATTTTCAAGCCGTATTCAAGCACAAAAGATGGGAATTGAAACGGTCTATCAAACATCTGGTCTGGTGAACCGTTTTGATTTTTCCACCAGCCTTCCTATGAACATCGATTGGGGGTTCGGGGCCACCCGACAGACTTCGGGGCTGGTTGAGCATTTTAGCGTTACTGAAAATATTTTGTTGGGGCGGGAAATTGAAAAGTTTCCGGGGCTGGGGATTATTGATAAGGAACGTATGGATATCCTGGCTCGAAAATTGTTGAAGGAATTTAATCTCTCCCCAGATTTGGCTGAAGAAAAAGTAAATAACCTTTCCGATGAACAGCGACAGGTAATTGTATTGTTGCGTATCTTGAGCAAACCTTGCCGGTTGTTGCTATTGGATGACATTTACCCCATATTGAGTTTTCAACGGCAAAAGATATTACTGGACAAGATAAGACAACTGGCGTCTGAGGGAACAGCCATCATTGTTAGTAGCGATGATCTGAAGCATTTATTCGCGGTGACGGATAGGATTATTGTTTTGTATGAAGGCAGGTTGGTTGCGGACCGACGAACCACAGAGACCACGCCTCGCGAAATTGTCGAGTTGATCGTAGGGTCATCTCGACAAGAGCAGGTTTCACCTTTGATCTGGGCGTTGGAAAGTTATCATTCTGCCCAAAGACAATCTGAAGAACTGCGAAGGACCCAAGCTTCTTTGAAGGAAAGTTTGGAAGCTCGTAACTCTTTGAATAAGCAATTGGTGGAACGCCTTGGCAATCAACTTGTGGCGTTAGATCAGTTGAACTCTGCTTTACAAGCTACGCAAAGACGCCTGATCACCGAACGCGAAGATGAACGTAAAGTCCTTGCGAGAGAATTGCATGATCAGGTAATTCAGGATCTACTGGGGATAAGTTACAACCTTGAGGAAATAGGGGACATGGAAAAATCTCAGGTACTAAAGCAAAACTTATCCGATATCCGTGGAGAAATTCGGAATTTAGTGGGGGAGTTGAGGCAAATGTGTAGTGACTTGCGGCCACCAACCATCGATCATCATGGTCTTTCTGCCGCTATCGATTCCTTTGTCCACGAGTGGTCTGATCGAAACAATATTGAGGTTCAGTTGGAAGTGGACCCGATGCTCGGACGCTTGCCCGAAACCATTGAGCTATCCATTTTTCGCATTGTTCAAGAGGGATTGAATAATGTTCGAAAGCATGCGGCCGCTACCCATGTTAGATTGTCCCTGCAATGGACATCGTCGGCCAGCCTTTTGGTGCGTTTGGAAGATGATGGCTTAGGGTTATCTGTTCCAACTGATTTGGCGTCCTTGTCCGTTAACAAGCACTTTGGCTTGGTAGGGATTAGTGAGCGTGTGGCCCTTTTAGGAGGGGTCATGAATATAGAATCTTCCAAGGGAAATGGCACAATCATGCAGATCGAAATTCCCAGCCCTTACCCAATTACAATGGGACAACAGGAATCTCGATCAAGATATTAA
- a CDS encoding substrate-binding domain-containing protein, producing MVVKSGFQAYDDVYRDIPEDQRPAKPGEAAAPAPAPAEKVKIGLSFSDFATERWKNESDLMTKLLEEKGYEVVSAEANHDVKLQNDQIDNMVTQGVKGLIVIAEDGDAIVTSVDKAADAGVKVIAYDRLIKTSKIAAYLSFDNVEVGRQQALGVMTALGLPDSTTWTKDNPAKVVQLAGSPTDNNATLFTKGQTEVLQPYVDSGVITIVAQQGVDNWDPANALKLMENILVAQNNAIDAVVASNDGTALGALQAMKAQGLAGSVPISGQDATADGSNSIVKGELTVSILKDIRNLSPLAIDVMDKLIKGEAVDGMKNFTLAELTVDPSKQGEVPCVFLEVQQVNKDNVYELVVKSGFQAYDDVYRDIPEDQRPAKP from the coding sequence CTGGTAGTGAAGAGTGGCTTCCAGGCTTATGATGATGTCTATCGTGATATTCCTGAAGATCAGCGCCCCGCCAAACCCGGTGAAGCTGCTGCTCCTGCCCCCGCTCCTGCTGAAAAGGTAAAGATCGGTCTTTCCTTCTCTGACTTTGCAACGGAACGCTGGAAGAACGAAAGCGACCTCATGACCAAGTTGTTAGAAGAGAAGGGTTATGAAGTTGTTTCTGCGGAAGCCAATCATGATGTGAAATTGCAGAACGACCAGATCGACAACATGGTCACCCAAGGCGTGAAGGGCTTGATCGTGATAGCTGAAGATGGTGATGCCATTGTGACATCGGTAGACAAAGCCGCAGACGCTGGCGTAAAGGTGATTGCGTACGATCGTTTGATCAAGACCTCCAAGATTGCGGCATACCTGTCCTTCGACAACGTCGAAGTAGGTCGCCAACAGGCTTTGGGTGTGATGACGGCTCTGGGACTTCCCGATAGCACCACCTGGACGAAGGATAATCCTGCCAAGGTAGTACAACTCGCTGGTTCCCCGACCGACAACAACGCAACATTGTTCACCAAGGGTCAGACCGAAGTGTTACAACCCTACGTAGACAGTGGCGTGATCACGATCGTTGCTCAGCAAGGTGTTGATAACTGGGATCCTGCCAATGCGCTCAAGTTGATGGAAAACATCCTCGTTGCGCAAAACAATGCGATTGATGCAGTTGTGGCTTCGAATGACGGCACAGCACTCGGCGCATTGCAGGCGATGAAGGCTCAGGGATTGGCTGGCAGTGTACCGATATCTGGTCAGGATGCGACTGCTGATGGTAGCAACAGCATTGTGAAGGGTGAGTTGACAGTGTCCATTCTTAAGGACATCCGCAACCTGTCCCCGCTGGCCATTGACGTGATGGACAAGTTGATCAAGGGTGAAGCTGTAGATGGTATGAAGAACTTCACACTCGCTGAATTGACTGTTGACCCGAGCAAGCAAGGCGAAGTGCCGTGCGTGTTCCTCGAAGTCCAGCAAGTGAACAAAGACAACGTCTATGAACTGGTAGTGAAGAGTGGTTTCCAGGCTTATGATGATGTCTATCGTGATATTCCTGAAGATCAGCGTCCTGCTAAACCTTAG